Within the Leptospira johnsonii genome, the region CGGAGAATCGTTACGGATCCTGAAATTCAGTTCGTCTTTGGTGATCCTGATCTTAACAGAAATTCTCATTCTGTTTTTCTTAAGTTTATAACGGATATCTGTGAGGAATTCTTTCTCTTCGTCTTTTAAGATCTGCTTTTTTGCGCGGATCCTATCTTCCAATTGAAGAATGTTCTGGACCTGTCTTTTGATCTTATCCGGAACCACATATCTCTGCATCGCATCACGAAGAGGAGAAGTGTCCATGATGATCTCAAGCAGCTCTTCCGCTTCTTCTTGGGTTTCACCAAGTCTTTCTATTTTTCTGAGAAGCTCGTCTCTGAAAATAATATGACGGATATTACCTTTGATCGCGTTTAATAATGCCTCCATCAGCCCGCTGAAAAGATGAAATGCAGCGAGAGGGTTGGCACCGATCTCTTCTAAGAGACCGTTTACGAGTTCGGAAAGAATATCCCTAGTAGGTTTAGTTAGACCTTTCAGTTCTAAATGGAAGAATCGTCTCTGTTTGAGTTCTTCTATATTTTGGAGGATTTGAGCCCCTTTGAGGACAGATTTCTGGTTTGCCATAGGAGGGAACTTAGAAAATTTAGTACACGTTGGCTTGTGGACTCTATACGGCAAGCTGGTTTTAGAAAGATGGGATCAAAAACCGAAGATTTCGAACTAATCACTCCCGATTTGGGAGACACCGACAAAATCGAACTAGTTCGATGGAATTTTCGGTTGGGAGATCAAATCAATGTAGGAGCAGAAGTCTGCGAACTAGTCACAGACAAGGCTTCCTTTCCGATGGAATCTCCAATTAACGGAATACTTGCGAGAATCGACAGAGAAAAAGGTTCCATCATCAAAAAAGGAGAAATTTTGGGAATGATCCGGAGGAAAGTTTCCGAGTGAAATTGGTCCATTTATCGGACCTGCATTTTCCCGTAGTACTTCCTTTCATGACTTTGAAAGGAAAGATGATCCCGGGATATATGAACTATACCTTTCGGCGTATGAGAAAATATCCGATTTCTCTTTGGGATGCCATCGTTAGAAAAATACAGTCTTTAGATCCGGATTCGATCATTATCTCCGGAGATATCACGAACATTTCTCATTTAAAAGAATACGAAGAGGCCTTAAAGATCTTAAAGCCTGTGCTCGGGGACAAAACATTCATGGTCCCGGGAAATCATGATCGTTATACTAATATTGCTGCCGGGAAAAAAGGAACGGATCTACCTTATTACGAAAAATTTTTCTCTCCATGGATGGGGGAGAGTGTTCCTTTGCAAAACGGATATCTTAGGATCAAAAAAATAGGAAAACTCGCGCTCGTCGGCTGGGACTCTAATATGCCACTCTCCGTATTGAACGCGTACGGCTATGTTGGAGAAGAGATAGTACATTCTACATTAGAATATCTGGAAAAAGAAAAACTGGATCATTATATTTTAATCTGCCATCATCCTATATGGAATCCTCCGGAACGCCAGGAAAGCTCCGGTCATAAAATGAAAAATAGGGAAGAGATAGCGGAACTTCTGAAAAAAAGGCCACCTTTAGCCTATTTACACGGTCATGTACATACGAACTGGGTAAAGTATCCTGGTCCCCAAAAACCGTATTACGTGATCAATTCTGCATCCAGCACTAGAATTTCAGACCAAAGGCACCAAAGCGGTTTCCATTTATTAGAATGGAACGAAACGCAATTTAATATTAAAAGATTCTCATTCTCTAATAAAGAAGGGGAATTTACAGAAACGCAAACGATCTCATACGAAGAAAAGGAAACAAATGGCCGGTAAAATCCAACCAATCGATATCCAGAGAGAACTCACCAAAATCAAACATCCTGAGCTAAAAAAAGACATCGTCTCTCTCGGAATGATCGGTTCTCTAGAAATCGGAGAAGAAGAAACAAATATCCTAGTCAAAACTCCTAGCCAGGACAGAAGGATACAAATCGGACTAGAAGCGCAGATCCGCCAGACACTTTCTAAAAAAGAAGGAGTCGGAAAAGTAAAGATCAAGTTCGAAGTAGATCCTAAAATGACCTTGGATGATTCCAATAAAATACTTGGAGTCAAAAAAGTAATCGCGATCGGTTCCGGAAAAGGTGGAGTCGGAAAATCTACAGTCACAGTAAACCTAGCCGCTGCTGCAGCTGCAATGGGATACAAAGTGGGCGTGATGGATGCCGATATTTACGGACCTTCTATCGGAAAAATGTTCGGAGTCAACGGCAAGGTCGCACTCAAAGCAGAAGAAGATAAAATTTATCCATTAGAAAAAGACGGACTGAAGATCATCTCTTTCTCTTTTTTAATAGAAGAGAAACAACCGGTAGTATGGCGAGGTCCAATGTTAGGAAAGGCGGTAGAACAATTTTTGTATGATATCGTCTGGGGAGAACTAGACTTTTTATTTATAGATCTTCCGCCAGGAACAGGAGACGTACAATTGTCTCTTGCTCAGCTCATAGATTTAGACGGTGCAATTTTGGTAACCACACCACAAACTGTAGCACTTTTGGATGCAAATAGAGCCGCATCCATGTTCCAACAAGTCAAAGTACCGATACTAGGTGTTGTTGAGAATATGAGTGAATTTGTGTGTCCAAATTGTGGACACTCTTCCGCAATTTTTTCTCAAGGCGGAGGTCAAAAATTAGCTGATTCTGCCGATACAAAATTCCTGGGAGGGGTCCCACTTACTATGGATGTGATGAACGCAGGAGAAGCAGGAAAACCCCTGGTTTTTCAAGAACCTGACGGAATTATCGCAAAATCCTACAAAAACATACTCCAAAACCTGGCCGAAGAGATAAAAAAGTGGGAATAATAGTCTGGGGTCAGTCAGTTAGTACAGAGGGAGGCAAACCGTGAAGTTCGAAAAAGGCACAGAGAAGAATCCATCCGGAAACCTCATAGTATATTGCAACGTTGTTGGAGAAAACCCGCTTTTTCCGGGCGGCAAAATTATCGCTTCCAACGTAGTGGTTAGTTTTCTCAGAATAGGAGAAAATTTCCCAGTTGTAACATTTCCTCCCGTCTCCTTGGACAGTTATGATGACTTAAAAAGGATCATCACAGATCATTACGATAAGTATGATGTGGTAAAGATCAAAGATTTCGAAATGCCAGCGGGCCAAGAAGATTCCAATTCTTATATTAAAGAAAGAATGGATCATTTCGAAAATGTTGTCATTCGATACGTAGAACTATGTAAGAACAGAGAAGGAAGTAATTTCCCGGTTCAGGAAAAAGAACCTGAAGGTGTTAGAGATTATCTGGACGCCTTAGCAAATCTTTCTTTAAAAGTAAGACGCTCTAGTGGGATCGCTAGAGAAGCCTCTCTTCTACATATGGAAAGATTGGTAGAAACTTTTTCCGGAAAACATCCTGAGTTCGATCTTCATAATTTCCGTAAAGCCTTGGAAGTTCCAGGCCAAACCGGAGAAGAATTAGTTGGGTTGTATCTGCAAAAATTCAATGCAATCTCTTACGAAAGATACGAAGATGCTTCCGATCTGAATAAAAAGATCCAAGCAATTGAATCAGTTAGTTCTTAATAATTTCGGGATCTATCGGGTCCCGAAACTTTCACTTATTTGTTACGTGCCTTTCTTTAAACCCTTTATCTAAGGATTCCAACGAGGATAAAGATCTATCTCTCTTCCGAGTAATCTAAAAATCCGAGTTGCCATAAAATCTCCCAGGTCATCCAGGCTCTGGGGCATTTGATAAAAACCGGGAGAAGCGGGAGCGATGATTGCACCTGCATCATGAAGAGCCAACATATTCTCCAAATGAATTCTATTAAAAGGAGTTTCTCTCGGCACCAAGATGAGTTTTCTTCTTTCTTTTAAGGAAACGTCAGCCGCTCTTTCAATCAAATTTTCAGTGATCCCGGTCCTAATCGCAGCAACAGTCTTCATAGAGCAAGGAAGCACGACCATTCCATCCCAAATATTAGAACCAGAGGCTATATCTGCTCCTATATCTTCGAATTTCCTGAAATGAAAACGATTGGTTTGTTTAGGATTCCATTTTTTACGTACAAATTCCAGGACATCCTCTCCGGTTTGTACATTCGCCTCATATTCTTCTCTAAAAACTCGGATAGAAGCTGGACTGGGAACAAACCAGGTCTCCCCAGGAATTTCCATAAGAGCTCTCAAAAATCTGGCAGCATATATGGAGCCACTTGCCCCAGCCATCGCAAGTACCAGTCTTAATGGTTTTTCTTCACTCATCTCTAAAACCTGGAAAATAGGGAAACGAGTCTTGGACCTGTTTCTGCAAGAATTCCCAAAAAGATCACAAGAGAGATCCAAGAATGGATCTGATAGAAACTAGGCGGAAAATTTCCGTCCTTGTTTTCGGAGGCGATTTTTTGCTCTTTAAACAGTAAGTATGCTACAAATACCAAGAAAGCCCAGAAAGCTCCTTGAAAACCTGCATACCAGCCCGCAGTCGCTAAGAAAGAAACGGAAAGAATATGAGAAGTTCTTGATATTATAAACGAGTTCTTCTCTCCGAAACTAACAGGGACGGAATGTAGTCCTTCTTTTTTATCGAATTCTCTATCTTGTAAAGCGTATAGAATATCAAATCCTGCCAAATTGAAAGCAAGTCCTAAGGTCCAAAATCCTGCGATCCAGGAAAATTCTTCGCGAATCGCGATCCAAGTAGCCAAAGGCGCAAGCCCGATCGTTAGCCCTAGATAAAAATGGCATAAAAACGTAAAACGTTTCGTATAAGAATAAGTTAATAGAAGAAATAGAGTAGGGAAGGAAAGATAAAAGGAAAGAGGATTTAAAAACCAACTCCCAATAAAAAAAACAAGAGAAGACCCAACGATAAAAACCACCGCCATAAAATCGGAGATCTGACCGCTTGGGATCTCTCTATTTGCGGTCCTTGGGTTTTTAGCGTCAATCTTACGATCTGCCCATCTATTAAATCCCATAGCGGCACTTCTTGCACCTACCATACAAACCAAGATCCAAAACAATTTTTGGCCCATGACAAGAAGAGAAAGACTTGGTTCTTGTAAGATCGCGAGAACAAATGCGATACCTGCAAATGGAAGAGCGAATAAAGTATGGGAGAATTTTATAAAACGACCGTATTTGCCTATAGCGGCAAGAGTATTGGAAGCCATCAGAGGAAGTCTCATAGAAACCTATAAGTTAGAAAGCAGATTTTTTAGAACCAAAACGAAAATGGATGATTTTTTGGCCTCCCGGAGAAATCTTAGTTTTCATGATCCAAAACACGGATACCAAGCCAAATCCAAACATTTCTTCCGAGGAAATTGATTCTCTATTAACTGAGATCGTATCTTCTCCAGAACTACATTTTAAATGGTTAAATACTCTCTCTCTTTTGGAACATATCGGTTCTCGTAAAATACATACCAGCCAATCCGGACCGTCACTCTCCGAAATGGTTTTAAGACATGCTTCGGAAGAAGCAAGACATGCCGCTTATTTTAAAAAATTAGCATTGAAAATAAAACCGGAAGGCACACAAAATTTCGAAAAGGATTCTTTACTCTGCGGATACTCCGCGGTTTCCTATTTTCAAAAATTAGATCTTTCTGTAGAAAGATCTTTTGCACCAGAAAACTTTCCCAAACATACGAAATCATTTCTCTGCTATCTATATGTCACAAAATTAATAGAAGAAAGAGCAGGTTTGGTCTACGAAGTTTACGACCAAATTTTGGATCAAAAGGATATAGGGATCTCCGTTAAAGGGATCATAAAAGAGGAAGAATCCCATCTTTCCGAAATGGATACACGACTTTCTGAAATGGACCCTAAATTCGGATCCAGAACATTAGAATTCAGAGAAAAAGAACAAAAACTTTTCCAAAAGTACTTTCAAAATTTAAGAAAAGAAGTTTTTCAATACTCTTAACCCAAATGGATTATATCCCAAAATTCGAGATCAAAAAACTAGGTGCGCTGATTGTTTTAGCCGCTTTAGTTCTTTTAGGACCTTCTCTCCAAACTCAGTCTAACTCATCGGAAAGAAAAGATTCTCCGATAGGACTCGTGGTCTACTGTCCTCTGCAGTCGGAGAAAGAAGCTCCGTTTGATTTCGAAAGGACCTTGGGCCTTTGGTATAAAAGATACAAACAACAAAAGATCCAAGAAGGAGGAGGGGCTATTCTACTTGTCTCCGCTCCTTATCTACCTAAAACTTCAGACGAAATAGAAAGACTGAAAAAAAATCTAGGCGCAGAGATCATATTCACAGGTCATCATTCTGTGATTCCTAAAAAGGAAACCGCAAAACCTTCCGACAAAAAAGGCAAAAAGAAGAAGGTCACAAAACGCAAAAAGAAACCTTCTAGTTCAGAATCAAAGACAAATCCAGAACAGCCTGAGAAACTGACTCCAAAGCCGGATGATTCTAAACCAAAAGTAGAAACTCAGAAACCTGAAGAGCAAACTACGGAAACTACCTCTAAACAAGAAGAGAAGGCACCAGTTACTAAAAAGAAAGTTTCTTCAAAGAAAAAATCCAAAAAGAAAGCAGCAAAACTCTCCGCCAAAAAGCAACCTGTGATCCCTCCCGGAATTTTAACAGTAAAGGAAGAAGCTGGACTGAACTTCGTATTTTATTCTCCTTCTCCGGAATCCGTACAAGCTGAGGAAAAAAATCCATCTTCCTGGCTCGGAGACTTTAAGACCCAATTCTCTAAAACTTTCGAGTCTCAGATATTCCACTTTTTACTCGCCCAAGATCCGAGTGAAAAACCAAAAGAAGATCTGAACCCAATCGCAGAAGGACTCTCCAATTTTAAAAAAGACCTTTCGGATACTCTACCTTCTATCGTTCTTCTATCCTCTCCAAGAGCTTTGCGTTTTTTTAATGGAGAGTATAGTTTTGGATGTGGGGCAACCCCCGATTCCTTAAAGATCAGCGTTTTAGAGTTATTTTTTAGAAATGGAAGACTGATCCGGATCAATGAAGAAGTCCAAACCTTAAATTCCAAAGAATCGAATAAATCCTGGATCCTGGAATAAAGACTTCTTATTCCCTTCTGTAAGTCTAAACGAATTTACAGATTCTCTTTCTTCCAAAAATTGACCTGTATGAGCTTGAATTGCGGGATCGTAGGACTTCCAAACGTAGGAAAATCAACCATATTTAACGCATTGACCAAGGCCGGTGCCGAAATGCAAAACTATCCGTTTTGTACCATCGAACCGAACAAGGGTATCGTCGAAGTTCCGGACACAAGACTGGACAGGCTCGTAGAAATTTACAAACCCCAAAAGAAAGTCCCAGCCATCATGGAATTTGTGGACATTGCAGGACTCGTTAAAGGTGCAAGCCAAGGGGAGGGTCTTGGAAATAAATTTCTTTCTCATATCCGAGAAGTGGATGCGATCTGTCATGTGGTCCGTGCATTCGAAGACGAGAATATCACTCATGTTCACGGCAAGATAGATCCGGTAGAAGACGCACAAGTTGTCACAATGGAACTTATTTTTGCGGATCTGGAATCCGTAGAAAAGCAGTACCAAAAAATTTCCAGAAACGCTAAGGCCGGAAATAAAGAAGCACAAGAAGCTACTGCACTTTTAGATAAAATCATGGCGGTTTTAAAAGAAGGAAAACCGGCTAGACTCGCAGATATCAAACCAGAAGAACAAAAGCTAGTCAAAACATTCAATCTGATCACTTCTAAACCTGTTCTTTATGTGGCTAATATCACGGATAAGGCGGCGATCGCGAAGGATAATCCGATCGTGGAATCCG harbors:
- a CDS encoding lipoyl domain-containing protein, with amino-acid sequence MGSKTEDFELITPDLGDTDKIELVRWNFRLGDQINVGAEVCELVTDKASFPMESPINGILARIDREKGSIIKKGEILGMIRRKVSE
- a CDS encoding metallophosphoesterase family protein, which translates into the protein MKLVHLSDLHFPVVLPFMTLKGKMIPGYMNYTFRRMRKYPISLWDAIVRKIQSLDPDSIIISGDITNISHLKEYEEALKILKPVLGDKTFMVPGNHDRYTNIAAGKKGTDLPYYEKFFSPWMGESVPLQNGYLRIKKIGKLALVGWDSNMPLSVLNAYGYVGEEIVHSTLEYLEKEKLDHYILICHHPIWNPPERQESSGHKMKNREEIAELLKKRPPLAYLHGHVHTNWVKYPGPQKPYYVINSASSTRISDQRHQSGFHLLEWNETQFNIKRFSFSNKEGEFTETQTISYEEKETNGR
- a CDS encoding Mrp/NBP35 family ATP-binding protein codes for the protein MAGKIQPIDIQRELTKIKHPELKKDIVSLGMIGSLEIGEEETNILVKTPSQDRRIQIGLEAQIRQTLSKKEGVGKVKIKFEVDPKMTLDDSNKILGVKKVIAIGSGKGGVGKSTVTVNLAAAAAAMGYKVGVMDADIYGPSIGKMFGVNGKVALKAEEDKIYPLEKDGLKIISFSFLIEEKQPVVWRGPMLGKAVEQFLYDIVWGELDFLFIDLPPGTGDVQLSLAQLIDLDGAILVTTPQTVALLDANRAASMFQQVKVPILGVVENMSEFVCPNCGHSSAIFSQGGGQKLADSADTKFLGGVPLTMDVMNAGEAGKPLVFQEPDGIIAKSYKNILQNLAEEIKKWE
- a CDS encoding UbiX family flavin prenyltransferase translates to MSEEKPLRLVLAMAGASGSIYAARFLRALMEIPGETWFVPSPASIRVFREEYEANVQTGEDVLEFVRKKWNPKQTNRFHFRKFEDIGADIASGSNIWDGMVVLPCSMKTVAAIRTGITENLIERAADVSLKERRKLILVPRETPFNRIHLENMLALHDAGAIIAPASPGFYQMPQSLDDLGDFMATRIFRLLGREIDLYPRWNP
- a CDS encoding UbiA-like polyprenyltransferase produces the protein MASNTLAAIGKYGRFIKFSHTLFALPFAGIAFVLAILQEPSLSLLVMGQKLFWILVCMVGARSAAMGFNRWADRKIDAKNPRTANREIPSGQISDFMAVVFIVGSSLVFFIGSWFLNPLSFYLSFPTLFLLLTYSYTKRFTFLCHFYLGLTIGLAPLATWIAIREEFSWIAGFWTLGLAFNLAGFDILYALQDREFDKKEGLHSVPVSFGEKNSFIISRTSHILSVSFLATAGWYAGFQGAFWAFLVFVAYLLFKEQKIASENKDGNFPPSFYQIHSWISLVIFLGILAETGPRLVSLFSRF
- a CDS encoding LIC11612 family fibronectin-binding protein, which encodes MDYIPKFEIKKLGALIVLAALVLLGPSLQTQSNSSERKDSPIGLVVYCPLQSEKEAPFDFERTLGLWYKRYKQQKIQEGGGAILLVSAPYLPKTSDEIERLKKNLGAEIIFTGHHSVIPKKETAKPSDKKGKKKKVTKRKKKPSSSESKTNPEQPEKLTPKPDDSKPKVETQKPEEQTTETTSKQEEKAPVTKKKVSSKKKSKKKAAKLSAKKQPVIPPGILTVKEEAGLNFVFYSPSPESVQAEEKNPSSWLGDFKTQFSKTFESQIFHFLLAQDPSEKPKEDLNPIAEGLSNFKKDLSDTLPSIVLLSSPRALRFFNGEYSFGCGATPDSLKISVLELFFRNGRLIRINEEVQTLNSKESNKSWILE
- the ychF gene encoding redox-regulated ATPase YchF, which produces MSLNCGIVGLPNVGKSTIFNALTKAGAEMQNYPFCTIEPNKGIVEVPDTRLDRLVEIYKPQKKVPAIMEFVDIAGLVKGASQGEGLGNKFLSHIREVDAICHVVRAFEDENITHVHGKIDPVEDAQVVTMELIFADLESVEKQYQKISRNAKAGNKEAQEATALLDKIMAVLKEGKPARLADIKPEEQKLVKTFNLITSKPVLYVANITDKAAIAKDNPIVESVKKMAQAEGAEVVTLCGKFEEEISGLSKEEQLEFLSEIGETSSGLDRMIQAAYKLLGLVTFFTAGEVEARAWTTGVGSTGPIAASVIHSDFEKGFVRAEVMKFEDLDRTGSPNKVKEEGKLRIEGKEYIVQDGDVIFFRVNA